Proteins encoded in a region of the Vicia villosa cultivar HV-30 ecotype Madison, WI linkage group LG5, Vvil1.0, whole genome shotgun sequence genome:
- the LOC131603809 gene encoding glucan endo-1,3-beta-glucosidase 13-like has translation MATRFSFSFIFSASFFFLLLDCCSGSFIGICYGRSADDLPTPDKVAQLVQLHKIKYVRIYDSNIQVLRAFANTGVELMIGVPNSDLLSFSQYQSNADTWLKNSVLPYYPATKITYITVGAEITESSYNTSSLVVPAMNNVLTALKKLGLHKKIKVSSTHSLGVLSRSFPPSAGAFNSSHAHFLKPMLEFLAENQSPFMIDIYPYYAYRESPNKVPLDYALFQASSEVIDPNTGLLYKNMFDAQIDAIYYALMALNFRTINVMVTETGWPSKGSPKEKAATPDNAQTYNTNLIRHVINNTGTPAKPGKELDIYIFSLFNENRKPGLESERNWGLFYPDQTSVYNLDFTGRGAIDMTTAANVTRSNRTSWCIASSKASEIDLQNALDWACGPGDVDCTAVQPSQPCFEPDNLVSHASFVFNSYYQQNGASDVACSFGGTGVKVDKDPSYDNCIYMRDGNNKTSGGNARAVSSTSSSQQKGRYSSISMYLLVICLFVLLNTEHS, from the exons ATGGCTACTAGGTTCAGCTTCAGCTTCATTTTTTCAGCTtcattcttcttccttcttctag ATTGTTGTTCTGGGAGTTTCATTGGGATTTGCTATGGACGAAGTGCCGACGACCTCCCTACACCCGACAAGGTGGCACAGTTAGTTCAACTTCATAAAATCAAATATGTTAGGATTTATGATTCTAACATTCAGGTCCTAAGGGCATTTGCGAACACTGGAGTTGAACTTATGATTGGTGTTCCAAATTCAGATTTGCTCTCATTCTCCCAATACCAATCTAACGCGGACACTTGGTTGAAAAACAGCGTCCTTCCTTATTATCCGGCCACAAAGATCACATACATAACTGTTGGTGCTGAAATCACAGAAAGTAGCTATAATACCTCTTCGTTAGTAGTACCTGCGATGAACAATGTACTTACAGCACTCAAGAAACTTGGGCTGCACAAAAAGATAAAAGTTTCTAGTACTCATTCTCTCGGTGTTCTGTCTCGATCGTTCCCGCCTTCAGCCGGGGCTTTCAATAGTAGCCATGCTCATTTCCTGAAGCCGATGCTAGAATTTCTTGCAGAAAATCAATCGCCTTTTATGATTGATATATATCCTTATTACGCTTATCGGGAATCCCCGAATAAAGTGCCTTTAGACTATGCTCTTTTTCAGGCATCCTCTGAAGTTATTGATCCAAACACCGGTTTGCTTTACAAAAACATGTTCGACGCACAGATTGATGCTATTTATTATGCACTCATGGCCCTAAATTTCAGAACAATTAATGTTATGGTCACCGAAACAGGTTGGCCTTCAAAAGGTTCGCCTAAGGAGAAAGCCGCAACTCCTGATAATGCACAAACATATAACACTAATCTCATAAGGCATGTTATCAATAATACCGGTACTCCAGCAAAACCTGGGAAGGAGCTAGATATTTATATTTTCTCATTGTTTAACGAAAACAGGAAGCCCGGTTTAGAATCAGAGAGGAACTGGGGATTGTTTTATCCGGATCAAACAAGTGTGTATAATCTAGATTTCACCGGACGAGGTGCGATTGACATGACTACGGCTGCAAATGTAACCCGGTCAAATCGAACATCATGGTGCATTGCTTCAAGCAAAGCCTCCGAAATTGATTTGCAGAATGCTTTGGATTGGGCCTGTGGTCCTGGCGATGTCGATTGTACTGCTGTCCAGCCTAGCCAGCCTTGTTTTGAGCCGGATAATCTAGTCTCACATGCATCTTTTGTTTTTAATAGCTATTACCAACAAAACGGGGCCTCTGATGTTGCTTGTAGTTTTGGTGGTACAGGTGTAAAGGTTGACAAGGATCCAA GTTATGATAACTGCATCTACATGAGAGATGG caATAATAAAACATCAGGAGGTAATGCAAGGGCGGTGTCATCAACTTCATCCTCTCAACAGAAAGGAAGATATTCTTCAATTTCTATGTATCTTCTTGTAATTTGTCTCTTTGTTCTATTGAATACTGAACATTCCTGA